The nucleotide sequence CGATCTACTTTCACATTAATGAAAGCATCGTTCATGAGCTCAGCAATTTCAGGATCTTCAAAGCTTTCATGAGCCATTACATGACACCAGTGGCAGGTGGCATAACCAATAGAGAGGAATATAGGTTTGTTCTCAGCTTTTGCTTTTTGAAAGGCTTCATCACCCCAGGGATACCAATCCACAGGATTATCGGCATGTTGTTTTAGATAGGGACTTTTCTCGTTTTTGAGTTTATTCGGCATCGAAATCTTTTTTAAATCGCTGACTGTAATCCACAATAAAGCGATCGTATTTAGTCTTCATAATAGGGGAGGTGATGAGGAAGTCGGCAGAGGAACGGTTGCAGGCCATTGGAATATTATAGACGATACTAATACGCTGCAGAGCCTTCACATCTACATCATGAGGCTGGGCTTGTAGCGGATCCCAGAAAAAGATCATCACGTTAATTTCATTTTGCACAATGGCGGTACCGATTTGAAGGTCACCACCTAGCGGCCCGCTCTTAAACGTAAATACCGGAAGTTTTAATTTTTCTGAAACCAAAGAGCCGGTTGTACCGGTACCAAACAGGTTGTGTTCGGAAAGATGTTCGCTGTTGTATTCCGCCCAATCAAGTAAATCAGCTTTACGGTGATCATGAGCGATCAGCGCAATGTTTTTCTTGGGTTTCATGGGTTCAATAGTATCAGCAATGGAAGGATGTAATTTATTAGCAGACATAGTGAGATGTCGGTTGAGTGAGTAATCAATAACCAAAGATGCGAAGTGAAGGGCAATTATGAAAGTGAATTACTAAAGATAACCAACTGGTAACGCTTTTAATGTGAGGGAGACCTTCATTCTGGTTGCTAACTCCAGCTTAGCAACACAGTCCGGGAAGCTCCAGCTTCCCAAGCCTTAGTTTGATACACTGTATACCTAACTGCGTTAATGACTGGAAGCTGGAGCTTCTGGGTGGGCGTCACGAAGGTAGACCTTCGTGACGAGGGAAAGAGAAACGAATGCGCACAGTTTCCGACCTCTTTTGTTTTCTACTTCGCAAGGAGAAAGACTCTTTTAAAACGTTTTGCTAAAAAATGGCATCATGGCAAGAAAAAGCAATTGCATGTCTCCTCCTTGAGAAGGAGGAGATATAGAGGAGGTCGGTGGTGATAGAAGGGAAAGAGTTGTATTTAGTAGTTAATTCGTTTAGCGTTCTACTGAGGGTTGAAATCAAAGACCCCTGACTCAAACTATAACTAAATAACCAATCTCATTGGTGGACGTTCAAGGCGGATTTGCTTCACTTTAAACTCTTCATCGTCGAAACCTTTAAGCTCTTTCATGCTTTCTTTAACGAAGAAGGTATCAGAGTTTTTTTCGAGATAAAGTTGTACATCAGGATGATTAAAAACAGCTTCTGAAACCATAATCTCCTTCTCTGATGCAATATCCACCAAACGGGAGGCGATATTAACTGTTGTACCAAAATAATCGATTCTGCCGTTTAAGTTTACGGCTGTGCAGTCTCCGAAATGGACCCCTGCTTTAATCTTAAAGGCATCGCCCATGGAAGTTGAAGTCGTAAAAATCTGCTGAATACGCTGAATGGCTTTAAGGGCAGAGACGGGTTCCCAAAAGACAGCCATCACCGAGTCGCCAATGGTTTTCACAATACCGCCACGTTCCTCAGCCACAATCTGCTGAATAATTTTAAAATGACCCATTACTCGTCCTATAGCAGATTCATCACCTTCCTGAACATAAAGTTCAGTTGAGTTCATGAGGTCTGTGAAAAGCATGGTTACTTCCGATGCTTTAACCTTGCTGGTTTCCTTAAGAGTTTCATGAGAGAAAAGCTCTCTGAAGTCATGAGAAGAACTGACCTCGCTGGCATAAATGGCTTCTTCCTTCCAGTTAAGCTTATCAATAAAGCACACCGTTTTTTTCGATGAGCGGTTGCTGATAATCAGGTTTGGGTTGGTTGAAATAGTTATTTCCTGCCCATCCAATTCCGTATCTGGAATATGTATTGTAACGTTTTCAAAACCTTCATCCCGCACATGTAATATCAGGTGTCCCTGGTGATTATGGGTTCGGAATAAGTAAGTTCCCTCTTCGAGCTTAACCTGCGGATAACGCTCACTTCCAATCTCGAGCTTTTGCTGAATTACCCGGTGAGGCTTAGAACGTGGT is from Balneola sp. and encodes:
- a CDS encoding methylglyoxal synthase, which encodes MKPKKNIALIAHDHRKADLLDWAEYNSEHLSEHNLFGTGTTGSLVSEKLKLPVFTFKSGPLGGDLQIGTAIVQNEINVMIFFWDPLQAQPHDVDVKALQRISIVYNIPMACNRSSADFLITSPIMKTKYDRFIVDYSQRFKKDFDAE
- a CDS encoding thioredoxin domain-containing protein, whose product is MPNKLKNEKSPYLKQHADNPVDWYPWGDEAFQKAKAENKPIFLSIGYATCHWCHVMAHESFEDPEIAELMNDAFINVKVDR
- a CDS encoding adenylate/guanylate cyclase domain-containing protein; this translates as MKEGQQQLHHWHFSLAGEPAELWPYLSDTNRIFRKLGATPVHQTSLSRTTPKGFLELSHNKLKSYATWQEDPYTWEEPYRYGVSRYYKLGILKELKLFVELTETDNGTKLSIKLWVQPSNPFFSFMVKTFVDYVIKRKLTNFINQVDESVSQNLKPYELSKENKLVRGADRKIKVIKEQLLEASKRKRIVNRLLDLITSADDEDLERIHPYSLAEYWGEKKYSVLNVFLHAAKLNLLDFSWDVCCPTCKSPQHTFRKMKEARVHLFCENCDNDYMMDFNRNMHLVFRPHPLIRKLADKKFCLGGPRSKPHRVIQQKLEIGSERYPQVKLEEGTYLFRTHNHQGHLILHVRDEGFENVTIHIPDTELDGQEITISTNPNLIISNRSSKKTVCFIDKLNWKEEAIYASEVSSSHDFRELFSHETLKETSKVKASEVTMLFTDLMNSTELYVQEGDESAIGRVMGHFKIIQQIVAEERGGIVKTIGDSVMAVFWEPVSALKAIQRIQQIFTTSTSMGDAFKIKAGVHFGDCTAVNLNGRIDYFGTTVNIASRLVDIASEKEIMVSEAVFNHPDVQLYLEKNSDTFFVKESMKELKGFDDEEFKVKQIRLERPPMRLVI